One Bosea sp. 124 genomic window, GCTATCTCTACCTGGTGCGCGAGAACGGCCGCGCGGTCCGCTACGGCATCGGCGTCGGCAAGCAGGGCATGTCCTGGCGCGGCCGCGCCACCGTCGCCCGCAAGGCCGCCTGGCCGCGCTGGACGCCGACGGCGGCCATGGTCGCCCGCGATCCCGAGAAGAACGGTCCCTGGGCCGGCGGCATGCAGGCCGGGCTCGACAATCCGCTCGGCGCCCGCGCGCTCTACCTCTACCAGGGCGACCGCGACACGCTCTACCGTATTCATGGCACGTCGGAGCCGTGGTCGATCGGCAAGTCCGTCTCCAGCGGCTGTATCCGGATGTTCAACCAAGACATCATCGACCTGCACAGCCGCGTCCCCACCGGCACCACGGTCGTGGTTCTGAACCGCCGGCAGTTGCTCACGCCGGAGCCCGGCGAGAGCTTCGACGAGTTCACCCCCGACGACAGCATCTGACACCACGCCAGAAGACGTCATGCGCCTGACAACCGCAGGCCCCACAACGCTGTGGTGTGGCGGGCTCGGTTGTTCAGGCGCGGCAATCTGGTGTAGTCGGTAGCGCCGGACGCACCCGCCCGTCCTTTGCCGCTGCCGCGCGTGGCGGGTTCGTGCCGGCGGGAAAGGCAAGTCCATGCGCGTGACGATGATCGGTTCAGGCTATGTCGGCCTGGTGTCGGGTGCCTGCTTCGCCGATTTCGGCCATGTCGTGACCTGCGTCGACACCGACGCGTCCAAGATCGATGCCCTGAATCGCGGCGAGATTCCGATCTTCGAGCCTGGCCTCGCCGATCTCGTCGCCAAGAACGTCCGCGAAGGTCGCCTGACCTTCACCACGGAGCTTGCCGGCCCGGTCCGCGGGGCCGATGCCGTCTTCATCGCGGTCGGGACACCGACGCGACGCGGCGACGGCCATGCAGACCTGTCCTATGTCTATCAGGCAGCGCGCGACGTCGTCGCCGAGATCGATGGCTTCACCGTCATCGTCACCAAATCGACCGTTCCGGTCGGCACCGGCGACGAGGTCGAGCGCATCATGCGCGAGACGCGGCCGGACGCGGATTTCGCCGTCGTTTCCAACCCGGAATTCCTGCGTGAAGGCGCCGCGATCAGCGATTTCAAGCGCCCCGACCGCATCGTCGTCGGGACGGATGACGAGCGCGCCCGTCGTGTCATGGAAGACCTTTACCGGCCGCTCTACCTGAACGCGGCGCCGCTGCTGTTCACGCAGCGACGGACCTCCGAGCTGATCAAATACGCAGCCAATGCCTTTCTCGCGATGAAGATCACCTTCATCAACGAGATGGCCGATCTTTGCGAGGCAGTCGGCGCCAATGTCCAGGAGGTGGCGCGCGGCATCGGCCTCGACAACCGCATCGGAGCCAAGTTCCTGCATGCGGGCCCCGGCTTCGGCGGCTCCTGCTTTCCCAAGGACACGCTGGCGCTGATGAAGACGGCGCAGGATCTCGCGAGCCCGCTGCGCATCGTCGAGACCGTCGTTGCGGTCAACGACCAGCGCAAGCGCGCCATGGCGCGCAAGGTGATCGCGGCCTGCGACGGCAGTGTGCGCGGCAAGCGCATCGCCGTGCTTGGCCTCGCCTTCAAGCCGAACACCGACGACATGCGCGAAGCGCCTTCGCTCGCGATCATCGCGGCGCTGCAGGATGGCGGCGCCGAGATCGTCGCCTATGATCCCGAGAGCATGGGGCCCGCCAAGGCCCTGCTCAGCGGCGTCAGCTTCGCGGCCGACCCCTATTCCTGCATCGAGGGCGCCGATGCGCTGGTGATCGTGACGGAATGGGACGCCTTCCGCGCGCTCGACCTCGACCGGGTCAAGACAAGCCTGCGCACACCCATCGTCGTCGACCTGCGCAACATCTACCGCTCGGACGACATGCGCCGGCGCGGCTTCAGCTACAGCAATGTCGGCAATGCCTGAGGCCGCGATCTGACGCTGCGTCAGAGGCACCCGCGGGCGCCTTGATACCGTCACATGCAGGCACCACCTCTTGAGCGGCGGCGCATCCGCGCCGCCCGACATGAGAGGAGATGACGATGACGCCGCAAGAACGCGACGTGATCGCCGGGATTTTCGACCGCCTGAAGCAGGCGGCCAACCAGCCCCGCGACCCCGAGGCTGAAAGCTACATCGCGGAGCGCCTGCGCGAGCAGCCCTACGCGCCCTATGCCATGGCGCAGGCTGTCTATGTCCAGGAGAACGCGCTGACCAACCTGCAGGCACAGGTCGAGGAGTTGCAGACGCAACTGCGCGAGCTGCAGAACCGGCCCGCCGAGGCGCCCGCCCAGGCCGGCGGCTTCCTCTCCGGGATCTTCGGCGGGGCACAGCCGGCAGCGAGGCCGCGCTCGGTGCCGTCCGTTCCGCCGCGCTCGCAGGACGCGCCCTCCCCGGCATGGTCCGGGCAGCAGCCCGGCGCGATGGCGGCGGCTCCGGCCGGACAGCCCGGCCCCGGCATGCAACCTGGCCCCGGCATGCAACCTGGCCCGTGGTCGAACGCAGCGGCGCAGCAGCAGGCTCCCGGGCGCGGCGGCTTCATGGCGACCGCGCTGACGACGGCTGCCGGCGTCGCGGGTGGCATGATGCTCGGCAGCGTGCTGAGCAATGCCTTCGGCGGCGGGGCGGCGAAGGCCGCCGAGGCCAAGCCGGCCGAGGCGGGCGCCAGCCATCAGGCGCAGGATGCCTCCGCGAGCCCGGGGACCTCTGCGAACACCGATCAGGCCAGCTACAACGACGGATCGTCCGACCCGGCCAATTATCAGCAGGCAGCCCATGAGGAGCCTGTCGATAACGGCTATGACGACGGCTCGAGCCTGTTCGACGGCGGGGACGAGGACTGGGCCTGAGGCGCACGCCCTTGCCACGACACCGGGCCAGAGCCGCCACAAGGACCCGACATCACGAGAAACCCGCCCGGTTCGCACCGGGCGGGTTTTTTCATGGGCGTCGCGCGGGAGCGCGTGATCAGATCACCAGCACCCTGGCGCCGACACGCACGCGCTCATAGAGGTCCGTGACGTCATCATTGGTCATGCGGATGCAGCCGGATGATACCGCCTGGCCGATGGTGTGCGGCTCGTTGGTGCCATGGATGCGGTAGAGCGAGGAGCCGAGATACATGGCGCGCGCGCCCATCGGGTTTTCCGGGCCGCCCGGCATGAAGCGCGGCAGGTCGGGCCGGCGCTTGAGCATTTCGGGCGGCGGCGTCCAGGTCGGCCATTCCGCCTTGCGGCTGACGCTCTTCATGCCGGCCCAGGAGAAGCCGGGACGGCCGACACCAATGCCATAGCGCAAGGCCCGGCCGCCGGGCTGGACGAGGAAGAGGAAGCGCTGGGGCGTGTCGATGATGATCGTGCCCGGCTTGTGCGGACCGTCATAGGCGACCTCCTGCTTGTGGAAGCGCGGATCGATGACGCGCTCGATCGGGCGCTCCATCTCGATCGGCTGGCCCAGCGCCGCGACGCGCCTGCCCGGAGTCCGCTGTCCCGCCGCCTGCTCGAAGGGATCCATCTCGTAGCCGGCCTGCGGCCTGACGCCTTGACCATAGGCGGAATAGCCGCCCGGCCGGTTGTAGACCGCCCCGCCCCGCCCCGGCGGCGTCGGATCGCGGCCAGTCATCAGCATCTCGATGAAGCCACCGCCGTAATTGCCCCGCCCCGCCGAGGCGGTCGTCATGGGGTCGACCTGCGCGGGACGGCCATAGGGCTGGGCCAGCGCCGAGCCGGGAACGGCAGCGGCTCCCGACAGGACAAGCAGCGGAACGAAGAGGACTGGACGCATGACGCAACTCTCTCGACATCGACTGCGAGAAGCCTTGCGGCGCGCTTTAAAAGGAATGGTGAATCGTTGACTCTTCCGGGCCGGAGACGCCGGTTACCGGGCCAATTCAACGAATTAACCTTAGTGGAGCGGAAAAGGACAAGGTGAAGGAAGCGTTGCGGCGGGCCCGCTCCTCAGCGGCGGCAGCGCACGAACACCATGGTTCCGTAACGGTTCGCGACGCTGGCATCGACCCAGCGCAGGACGAGCGTGTTTCCATCGAAGGAGAGGATCTCGCGATCCTTAGAGTCACCGCCCTCGCCCGCCGGGCCGACATGGCTTCTGCCGATCATAGCGGGTTTGACGACGTGTTCCGTGGTCTTCGTCGCATCCGGACTGTGCAGCATGACGCCGCCCGACGGGCCTCTGGCGATGATGTAGGGCGCGCCGCATCCCTGACCTGGGCGGCATCGGCCTCGCGGAAATAGGAGGCCAGCCCCCAACGACCGATGAGCTGGTCTGCGGTCTGAGCCGCCGCCGGCGCGACGCCGCCGCCAAGCGCCATCGCACAGGCCGCCATCACGATCCTCGACCTCATTCCGGTCATCGCCTGCCCCCTTGTCGCATGTGGCCCGGTGCCTCGTGGCATGGTCAGCGCTGCCGTCCGCGCCGCGCCACCCACCAGAGCTGCAGCAGGGTGCGCCAGCGCGCGACATCGCAGATCAGGATAACGGCACCATAGACCAGTCCCCCCAGCACGACCTGCAGGAGCAGTTCCGGCACCGCGGCAAAACGATCCCGCAGCGGCCAGATCGCGGCCGCCATGGCCGCCACGGCAAGCAGGATCGCGCCGCAGTCGCGTGGTGGCGGCAGCACCGGGAGCGTGCGCAGCGCGGCGACGGCGGTGATCGCCAGCACGGAGAGGAAGGCCGCCGACTGCGCCCCGGCATAGACGAGGGCGCCCGAAGCCGACAAGGCAGCCACGACCGCAATGTTCACGCCGAAGCCGATCAGCGCCGCGAGCGTCGCCACCAGCGTGCGCTTTTCGATCAGGAAGGCGGGATAGAGCCCGGCCTGAAAGATCGCGATCGCGACGAAACCCGGCAGGAGCGGCGCCATATAGGCCGAAAAGCGACCCTGGAAGCTCGGCGGCACCAGGATGCGGTCGAAGGCCGGCAGGACCAGCGCGAAGCCCACGGCCGCCGGCAGCGCCACCGCGAGGACGATGACGATGTTGGCCGCGATGCGCTTTTGCGCCGCGCGCCGTCCGCGCGTCTCGTCGAGGCGGATGACCTGCCGCAACAGCACGATTTCCAGCGTGGCGCCGAGCGTGCCGAACAGGCGCAGGCCCATGTCGGAGGCAAGCGAGAAATAGCCGGCCTCGGCAAAGCCGTGCGCACCCGCCACCAGCGAGCGGTTGAGCAGGGGAATAAGCGAGTAGATCGCGTTGCCGGCGACGAGCGGCAGCGCATATTTCGCGAAGGTCCAGGCAATATCCCGGCGGGCAGCCGAGACCGAGAGCGGCGCATCCGCCAGCGTGCGGCGCACCGAAACCAGCGCGACGGCGGCGCTGAGCAGCCCGCCCAGCAGCACCACGGTCGGATCTCGCGTCAGCCAGGCGCCACCGACCATCAAGATGAGCGCCAGCAGGTTCTTGACGATGACCAGCCGGGCATAGGCGGCATCGAGGAAGCGCGCCCGCGCGACCGCTCCGTGATAGTCGAAGAGACCGGCACCGATGCCCGCCAGCACGGAGGCTGCGAGCATCATCGCCGGCATGCGAAAATCGATGCCGGCGACGACTGCCGCCAGCAGCAAGGCGCAGAGCGTCATGCTGACGCCGGCGATCAGAAGATCCAGCGTCGCGCGAATCTCGGGCTGCGTCTCGCGCGTCGCCAGCGAGTAGAAGCGCACCGCCGACAGCCTGATCCAGTCGAGCAGCGCCGTGTTCACCAGGACGATGATCGCCGCGCCGATGGCATAGCGCCCGAACTCGGCCGGGCCGAGGAAGAATGCGATCAGCAGCCCGAGGACGAAGTTCAGCCCGGCATTGACGACGAAGGGCAGCAGGACCGTCATCTGGTTTCCGTCACCTCATCCGGGCCCTGTCGTTCAAATCCCGTCGCCCAAAAGCCAGTCACCCGACCCTGTCGCCGCGGACATGGCGCCGATGCAGCAGGCGGCTTGGCGACTCAGTGCGCGGAGTGTGAACCTGCTATTCCAATGGCCTAGACGGCCCTCCGGCGTTTTCCAAGGGGAAGCACCCGCTCCATGCCCGGCGATCCGCTGTTCTATCTCGTCGGCTGGGCGACGACGCTCGTCATCGCGATCGGCAAGAGCGCCTTCGGCGGCGGTCTCGCCATCCTCGGCATCCCGCTGCTGGCGATGGTCGTCTCGCCTCTGGACGCGGCGATCATGGTCGCGATGCTGGTCTCGCTGATGGATCTCCTGGCACTGCGCAGCTTTGGCCGCGAGACCTGGTCGACGCCGGACCTCGCCTGGCTGCTGCCCGGGCTCGCGGCCGGCATCGGCATCGGCTACGTCGTCTTCGTGCGCATCGACCCGCGCATCGTCACACTGGTCATCGGGCTGACGACGCTTGCCTTCACGCTGCAATGGTTCCTGAAGGGGCGGCTCGCGGCAGCAGGCGCGCGGCCGGTCTCGGGCCGACTCGCCTTGCTCGCCGGCACGGTCTCGGGCTTCACCACCTTCGTCGCCCATGCCGGCGGCCCGCCCGTCGCGATGTATCTGCTCTCTCGTGGGCTGCCGAAGAGCGTGCTGGTCGGAACGACAATCGCCCTGTTCACGCTCGGCAACTGGCTGAAGCTGCCGCCCTATTTCATGCTGGGGCTGAAACATCCTGACGCCCTGTGGGGCGCGCTCGCGCTGGCGCCCGCCGTGCCGCTCGGGATCTGGCTCGGCCATGTCGTGCATCGGCGGCTCGACCAGAAGAAGCTGTTCCTCTGCTGTTATGCCCTGCTGGCGGTCGCCGCGCTGAAGCTGACGGTCGATGCTGCACTTGCTCTGCTGCGCTGACGGCATGGGGGAGGATCGCGGCGCACCCCTATCGCGGTGCCGGGATTGGCCCTAATCGAGCGGCCATGACCAGCCTGCCGCCTCCGCTGCGCCTTGCCCGCGACGACGATTCCGAGCCGCTCGCGGCCCTGATCGCGGCGAGTTTCGCCGAGTATCCGAACTGTTTCTTCGAATGGTCGGAGTTCCCGGAGCTGCGGCGGCCGGCCAGCCATTTTGCCGCCAAGGGCGGACAGCTCTGGGTCGCGGAGGCGCCCGGCGGCGGCATCGCCGGCTCGCTGGGCGCCACGCCGATCCCGGAACAGAACGCGGTCGAGATCACCAAGGTCTATGCCGCGCCAGCCTTTCGGGGCTCGGGACTGGCGCAGGCGCTGTTTGCGAAGGCGCTTCATTTCGCCGAAGGCGGCGGCTTCGACGCCATGATGCTCTGGTCCGATTCCCGCTTCGCTCGCGGCCACCGCTTCTACGAGAAGCTCGGCTTCCGGCGCTGGCCGGGCGAGCGCTATCTCGCGGACACCTCCGCGACCTGGGAATATCATTTCCGCCTGAACCTGCCGCAGCAGGCATGACCGCCGGGCCGGCTCTTCGCGCCCTCACAGGCATCGCGCTCCTCACCGTCATGGATGCGGTGGTGAAGGCGCAGATGCAGACCCATCCGTTCGTCCTGACGCTGTTCATGCGCTTTGCCATGGGCGGGCTCTGCGCGCTCGCGGTGCTCGCCTTCGTGCGCCCGCCCGCACCGACGCGCGCGAGCCTGATCGGCAACGCCATCCGGGTTCCAGTGGTGGTGCTGACGGCCGGCAGCTTCTTCTATTCGCTGTCGGTGCTGCCGCTGGCGGAGGCGCTGACGCTCGCCTTCCTCGCGCCGGTCTTCGTCGCACTGCTCGGCGGTGTGCTGCTCAAGGAACGGATGGACAGCCGCATCCTGCAGGCGCTCGGCTTCGGCGTCGCGGGCATGCTGATGATGGTCTGGCCGCGGCTGCAGGGCCATGTCAGCGGCGCCAGCCTCGGCGTCGCAGCCGCCCTGTTCTCCGCCATCGCCTATGCCTTCAACCTGATCCTGCTGCGGCGGATCGCGATGAAGGAACATCCGGCGATCATCGTGGCCTTCCAGAATTGCGGGCCGGCGCTCTGTCTCGCCATCCCTGCCGCGCTGAGTTTCGTGCCGATGACGGCGCGCGACCTGCTGATTTATCTCGCGGCCGGTGCGCTCGGCGTCGCCGGCCATCTGACGCTGACCTCGGCCTTCGCCCGCGCCGAGGCGTCGCGACTTGCCCCGCTGGAATACACGGCGCTGATCTGGGCAAGCCTGCTCGGTTATTTCGTCTTCGGCGAGGTGCCGCTGATCACGACCTATGCCGGCGCCGTCTTGATCGTGGCGGGAGCGATCGCGATCAGCCGGCGATAGGCCGGCCGTAAATTCGCCGGTTTGGTCGGCCTCTTGCGTGGCCGGGCTGGTGTGCAGGAGGGGGCCGCCGATGAGACCGATCCTCGTTGCCGCGGCCCCGCTGTTCGCAGCCGGGCTCGCCGCCGCGCCCTGAACCATGCGGCCTCCCGCGCCCCTGCGGAAGAGACCGGCGACGCTTGCCGTCATTGTCTCGTTTGGACTGCATCTGGCGCTTCTGGGTGCCCTGGCCCTATTGCCAAGCATCGAGCGTTTGCAGCAGGAGCCCGACCAGGGCATCGAGGTCGAACTCGTCACGCCGGAGCAGATCGGGCTGCCAGCGCCAATGCCGACCGCGGAGCCCGCGCCTCCGGCAGCAGGCGAGGCTCCGCCCGCGGCCTCAGCCTCGGCGGCCCCTGCGCCGGCCAGCCCGCCTCCCGCTGCGCCACCCGCCGCGCCTCCTGCTGTGCCGGCCGCGCCGGTGCGCGTCAGGGCACGGCGGCTGCTCTCCGGTGAGGTTCTCTCGAACCCGCACAGCCGCGGAACGCGGGACGCCCTTGCGCGGATGGACGAGGCCGAGCGCATCGAGCAATTGTGCAACCTCGAAGCGATGGGCCAGATCCATGCCTGGAAGGCCGCGTTCGAACCGGACCGGGTCGTCGCCTATGCGATGGGGGGCACGAAGCTCCTGAAGACGACGATGCAGGCCGACGCCGCTGCGTTCCGCAGCAAGCGGCAATGGTATCGCCTGCAGTTCAGATGCGAACTCACGCCAGACCGCAAGGCGATCGGCGGCTTCGAGTTCATGGTCGGCGATCCGGTGCCGCGCGACCAGTGGCTCGCGCTCGATCTGCCGGAGGTCCACTGAGACATAAGCTGCTAGCGCCCGGCGCCTTGCCCCTTCGCCGGAAAGATCATGCAGGTCTCGGTGCCGTGCGCGAGCAGCTTGCCGCGCGCATCGACGAGGCGCCCCTCGGTGGTGGCGACCGTGCCGCCACGGTGGATCAGCTTGCCCTCGCAGCGCACCGTGCCGCTTTCGGGCATGACCGGCCGGACATAGTTCACCTTCATCTCCAGCGTGGTGTAGCCCTCGCCGGCTTTGAGCGTCGCATGGGTGGCGCAGGCCATGGCGGAATCGAGGATCGTCGCGGTCCAGCCGCCATGGATCGTCCCGAGCGGGTTGAAGAAGCGCGCCGACGGGCGGCCGACGAAGACCACCCTGCCCTCCTCGACCTCGACCAGGTCGAAATCCATCGCATCCGCGAAGGGCGGGCCCGGATGATGCCCCGCGATCATGCCGCGCAGGAAATCGAGGCCGCTGCCCGCCAGCAGGGTGTCCCGCGATACCACTCCGACCTCGCGTGCCATCGACCGCCCTCCACAGCGTGTAGATACACGTTATGGACAAGTCCGCCGTCCGGTCAAGCCGGTCTCAGGGCGCCCCGCGCGCGACGCGACGCAACGCCTTCAGCCTGTCGCGCATCTCGCTCCAGTTGTCCTTGCCGAGCCCACCTTCGATCCGCTCCTGCGCCTGCCGCCAATGCGGGATCGCGGCCTCGATCGCGGCCCGTCCCTTCGCGGTCACGGCATGAATCGAGGCGCGGCCCTTGCACTCGACCGGCTCGATCAGCCCGGCGGTCACGAGCAATTGCAGGTTGCGCGTCAGCGAGGTGCGTTCCAGCGCGAAGCGGTCGGCGAGTTCGGTCACCGACCGCCAGGCCCCGGTCGAGAGCGCCGAGAGCAGCACGAACTGCGTGATCTTGAGCCCGCTCGGGCGCATCGCCTCGTCATAGGCGCGCGTCACGGCGCGAGCGGTCATGCGCACATGCAGCGCCACGCAGGCGCGCGCGATGTCGTCCAGCGGCGGGGCGGGCCGGGACGCATCCTGCCGAGCGGGATCGGGCGCATCTGTCGTCATTCCGCCATGCTACCGTGTTCGAACGCCGATGCCAGCCGGCCCCGCCGCCGGCGGCGGATTCACCTTTCGTCGGGATCGTTTCTTGACTCGCGGCGGGCACGCGCCTATCTCCCCGCCATCGGTTGGCACTCACGGATCGAGACTGCTAACAGATGCCCATCGCGGGCAATCTGACGCCCGCATCGAATTTGTACCGAGAGGAAGACAGAACCATGAAGTTCCGTCCGCTGCATGACCGCGTCGTGGTCCGCCGCCTTGATGGCGAAGAGAAGACCAAGGGTGGCATCATCATCCCCGATACCGCCAAGGAAAAGCCCCAGGAGGGCGAGGTGGTGTCCGTCGGCCCCGGCGCCCGTGACGACGCCGGCAAGCTCGTCGCGCTGGACGTCAAGAAGGGCGATCGCGTCCTCTTCGGCAAGTGGTCCGGCACCGAGGTCAAGATCGACGGCCAGGATCTCCTGATCATGAAGGAATCCGACATCATGGGCGTCATCGGCTGAACGCCTGAGACCGCTCTTTCCGTCATTTCATAAGGAGTTGCTCTCATGGCAGCCAAAGACGTCAAGTTCTCCACCGATGCGCGCGACCGGATGCTGCGCGGCGTCGAAATCCTCGCCAACGCCGTCAAGGTCACGCTGGGTCCGAAGGGCCGCAACGTCGTGATCGACAAGTCGTTCGGCGCTCCGCGCATCACCAAGGACGGCGTCACCGTCGCCAAGGAGATCGAGCTCGCCGACAAGTTCGAGAACATGGGCGCCCAGATGGTGCGCGAAGTGGCCTCGAAGCAGAACGACCATGCCGGCGACGGCACCACGACCGCCACCGTTCTCGCCGCCGCCATCATGCGCGAAGGCCTGAAGTCGGTTGCGGCCGGCATGAACCCGATGGACCTGAAGCGCGGCATTGACCTCGCTGTCGAGGCCATCGTCGCCGACCTCAAGAAGAACTCCAAGAAGGTCACGACCAACGCGGAAGTCGCGCAGGTCGGCACCATCTCGGCGAACGGCGACGAGTCGGTCGGCAAGATGATCGCGACCGCCATGCAGAAGGTCGGCAACGAGGGTGTCATCACCGTCGAGGAAGCCAAGACCGCCGAGACCGAACTCGACGTCGTCGAGGGCATGCAGTTCGACCGCGGCTATCTCTCCCCCTACTTCATCACCAACTCCGAGAAGATGGTGGCGGAGCTCGAGGACCCCTATATCCTCATCTTCGAGAAGAAGCTGTCCTCGCTCCAGGCGATGCTGCCGATCCTCGAAGCCGTCGTGCAGACCGGCAAGCCGCTGCTCATCATCGCCGAGGACGTCGAAGGCGAGGCCCTGGCCACGCTCGTCGTCAACAAGCTCCGTGGCGGCCTGAAGGTCGCTGCCGTCAAGGCTCCGGGCTTCGGTGACCGCCGCAAGGCCATGCTCGAGGACATCTCGATCCTGACCGCCGGCCAGATGATCTCGGAAGACCTCGGCATCAAGCTCGAGACCGTGACGCTCGCCATGCTCGGACGCGCCAAGAAGGTGCGCATCGAGAAGGAGAACACCACGATCATCGACGGCGCCGGCAAGAAGAAGGACATCGAGGCCCGCGTCCAGCAGATCAAGGCGCAGATCGAAGAGACCTCTTCGGACTACGATCGTGAGAAGCTCCAGGAGCGTCTGGCCAAGCTCGCCGGCGGCGTCGCGGTCATCCGCGTCGGCGGCGCGACCGAGGTCGAGGTCAAGGAGAAGAAGGACCGCGTCGACGACGCCCTGAACGCGACCCGCGCGGCCGTGGAAGAAGGCGTTCTTCCGGGTGGTGGCGTGGCGCTCCTGCGCGCCCTGTCGACCGTCAAGTCGATCAAGACCGCCAATGACGACCAGAAGACCGGCGTCGAGATCGTCCGCAAGGCGATCATGGCTCCGGCCAGGCAGATCGTCGACAACGCTGGCGATGACGGCGCGGTCGTGGTCGGCAAGCTGCTCGAGTCCAAGGAATACGCCTTCGGCTACAATGCCCAGACCGGCGTGTACGGCGATCTGGTCAAGGCCGGCATCATCGACCCGACCAAGGTCGTGCGCACGGCGATCCAGGACGCGGCTTCGATCGCCGGCCTGCTCATCACCACCGAGGCGATGATTGCCGAGCTGCCGAAGAAGGATTCGCCGATGCCCCCGATGGGCGGCGGCGGCATGGGCGGCATGGACTTCTGAGGAAGTCCAGACGCCCGACGCGTCAAAATGCTGGAACCGGGCGGGCCCGGTTCCAGTGGCGGCATGGACTTCTGATCCAAGCCTCTCAGCACAGAACTGCGGAAGGCCCGGCGCAAGCCGGGCCTTTTTCATTTCCGCGTCGTCCCATGAACGCCGTCGAAGCCGGCCCCAAAAGCGGCTTTCCGCCCGATGACAATCTGCTCATCTTGACGCGACGCCATTGAACGGCCGCATCCGCTGCGACATGGTCGGCTTCGCGGTTCTTGCCGCGATTCAATCGTTGATCAGGAACTGCCGATGCGCCCGTTGAGTTTCGCCGTCGCCGCGCTCGCCCTTGTGGCGCTCATCGCTGGCCAGCAGAGCGGTGCGGCCGGTACGATCGGCATGGGCGTGGTCGGCATCCTGCTGGCGCTGGCGCTGTTCCGCTCGACCGAGATCGACTTCTTCCTGAAGATCTTCTCCGGCATCTTCGGCTCGGAATATGTCGTCTTCGGCGCCGGCGCGCTGCTGGCCCAGGGTGGCTACTGGCCGCAGGACTGGATGGCCGCGGCCCCGCCGACGAGCCTCGCCACCACCGTCGCGGTCTTCGGCATCCTGATCTACGCGATCTCGTTCATCCCGGTGGTGCAGCGCATCGCGCGGATTTCCTCGCCCTATTTCCTCTCCGGTGAGGCGACCGAAGCCAATCTCTGGTTCCTCGGCCGCTATCGCGTGAAGCTTGGCCATCTCGCGGTCGCGCTGATCGTCTTCCTCGTGGTGCTGAACCAGGCGCAGGTCGGCGTCTCGCTGCGGCTGAATTTCTTCTATCGCGACTTCTACAACGCCCTGCAGGAGAAGAACGCCGCGGCCTTCTGGGAGCAGCTGATCTGGGTGTTCTGCGTCTGGGCCGCGATCTCGGCGATCACCAACCTGATCGAGATCGTCGCCCAGTCGGTGTTGCTGATCCGCTGGCGCGAATGGATGGCCGACGAGTACAGCCGGCGCTGGCTGCAGAACGGCACGCATTACCGCATCTCGCTCGCCGGCACGGCCGACAACCCCGACCAGCGCATCTCGGAAGACACGCGCTCCTTCCTGAACCAGACCTATTCCTTCTCGCTGACCATGCTGACGCAGGTCTCGACGCTGG contains:
- a CDS encoding L,D-transpeptidase, translating into MSVATPAVSLLDRPLKRVVALLMPLLLAACVGAQPPQPFEVAYTPGAHVSAEYLAMYGEQPNEQFPLPATDLSEVDPRFLRQEVAYPTREQPGTIVVDTDNRYLYLVRENGRAVRYGIGVGKQGMSWRGRATVARKAAWPRWTPTAAMVARDPEKNGPWAGGMQAGLDNPLGARALYLYQGDRDTLYRIHGTSEPWSIGKSVSSGCIRMFNQDIIDLHSRVPTGTTVVVLNRRQLLTPEPGESFDEFTPDDSI
- a CDS encoding UDP-glucose/GDP-mannose dehydrogenase family protein yields the protein MRVTMIGSGYVGLVSGACFADFGHVVTCVDTDASKIDALNRGEIPIFEPGLADLVAKNVREGRLTFTTELAGPVRGADAVFIAVGTPTRRGDGHADLSYVYQAARDVVAEIDGFTVIVTKSTVPVGTGDEVERIMRETRPDADFAVVSNPEFLREGAAISDFKRPDRIVVGTDDERARRVMEDLYRPLYLNAAPLLFTQRRTSELIKYAANAFLAMKITFINEMADLCEAVGANVQEVARGIGLDNRIGAKFLHAGPGFGGSCFPKDTLALMKTAQDLASPLRIVETVVAVNDQRKRAMARKVIAACDGSVRGKRIAVLGLAFKPNTDDMREAPSLAIIAALQDGGAEIVAYDPESMGPAKALLSGVSFAADPYSCIEGADALVIVTEWDAFRALDLDRVKTSLRTPIVVDLRNIYRSDDMRRRGFSYSNVGNA
- a CDS encoding DUF2076 domain-containing protein, with translation MTPQERDVIAGIFDRLKQAANQPRDPEAESYIAERLREQPYAPYAMAQAVYVQENALTNLQAQVEELQTQLRELQNRPAEAPAQAGGFLSGIFGGAQPAARPRSVPSVPPRSQDAPSPAWSGQQPGAMAAAPAGQPGPGMQPGPGMQPGPWSNAAAQQQAPGRGGFMATALTTAAGVAGGMMLGSVLSNAFGGGAAKAAEAKPAEAGASHQAQDASASPGTSANTDQASYNDGSSDPANYQQAAHEEPVDNGYDDGSSLFDGGDEDWA
- a CDS encoding L,D-transpeptidase encodes the protein MTTASAGRGNYGGGFIEMLMTGRDPTPPGRGGAVYNRPGGYSAYGQGVRPQAGYEMDPFEQAAGQRTPGRRVAALGQPIEMERPIERVIDPRFHKQEVAYDGPHKPGTIIIDTPQRFLFLVQPGGRALRYGIGVGRPGFSWAGMKSVSRKAEWPTWTPPPEMLKRRPDLPRFMPGGPENPMGARAMYLGSSLYRIHGTNEPHTIGQAVSSGCIRMTNDDVTDLYERVRVGARVLVI
- a CDS encoding teichoic acid transporter, which gives rise to MTVLLPFVVNAGLNFVLGLLIAFFLGPAEFGRYAIGAAIIVLVNTALLDWIRLSAVRFYSLATRETQPEIRATLDLLIAGVSMTLCALLLAAVVAGIDFRMPAMMLAASVLAGIGAGLFDYHGAVARARFLDAAYARLVIVKNLLALILMVGGAWLTRDPTVVLLGGLLSAAVALVSVRRTLADAPLSVSAARRDIAWTFAKYALPLVAGNAIYSLIPLLNRSLVAGAHGFAEAGYFSLASDMGLRLFGTLGATLEIVLLRQVIRLDETRGRRAAQKRIAANIVIVLAVALPAAVGFALVLPAFDRILVPPSFQGRFSAYMAPLLPGFVAIAIFQAGLYPAFLIEKRTLVATLAALIGFGVNIAVVAALSASGALVYAGAQSAAFLSVLAITAVAALRTLPVLPPPRDCGAILLAVAAMAAAIWPLRDRFAAVPELLLQVVLGGLVYGAVILICDVARWRTLLQLWWVARRGRQR
- a CDS encoding sulfite exporter TauE/SafE family protein; protein product: MPGDPLFYLVGWATTLVIAIGKSAFGGGLAILGIPLLAMVVSPLDAAIMVAMLVSLMDLLALRSFGRETWSTPDLAWLLPGLAAGIGIGYVVFVRIDPRIVTLVIGLTTLAFTLQWFLKGRLAAAGARPVSGRLALLAGTVSGFTTFVAHAGGPPVAMYLLSRGLPKSVLVGTTIALFTLGNWLKLPPYFMLGLKHPDALWGALALAPAVPLGIWLGHVVHRRLDQKKLFLCCYALLAVAALKLTVDAALALLR
- a CDS encoding GNAT family N-acetyltransferase → MTSLPPPLRLARDDDSEPLAALIAASFAEYPNCFFEWSEFPELRRPASHFAAKGGQLWVAEAPGGGIAGSLGATPIPEQNAVEITKVYAAPAFRGSGLAQALFAKALHFAEGGGFDAMMLWSDSRFARGHRFYEKLGFRRWPGERYLADTSATWEYHFRLNLPQQA